In Aliiglaciecola sp. LCG003, a genomic segment contains:
- a CDS encoding LytTR family DNA-binding domain-containing protein — protein sequence MTAKIKALIVDDEPLARKGLAVRLAEFENVELVGECQNGLEAVSLIPQLRPDLVFLDIQMPGLNGFQVINKLRELKQPIPLIVFVTAYDSYAIKAFDIHALDYVLKPIDEKRLKSAIKKVSEVFRLNQEGQHKVKLAKLVAEFTGDDCEDILQRLASGEALEGQRYPNILAIKDGSEVTRVAVDEIQWIDAAGDYMCVHANDGTHIMRRTMKELEEELDPRKFVRAHRSAIVNIQFVSKMVSHVSGEYHLVLSNGTELKVSRSHRDKVKQMIKI from the coding sequence TAGCAGTGAGGCTGGCAGAATTTGAAAATGTGGAGCTGGTAGGCGAATGTCAAAATGGCTTGGAAGCCGTGTCACTTATCCCGCAGTTGCGCCCCGATTTGGTTTTTCTCGATATTCAAATGCCGGGGCTGAATGGTTTTCAGGTGATTAATAAACTTAGAGAGCTGAAACAACCCATTCCGTTAATCGTCTTTGTTACTGCATATGATTCATATGCTATCAAGGCGTTTGATATCCACGCACTGGATTATGTGCTTAAACCGATTGACGAAAAGCGCCTAAAATCGGCCATCAAAAAAGTCTCCGAAGTGTTTAGGCTCAATCAAGAAGGTCAGCACAAAGTTAAACTAGCTAAATTGGTGGCGGAATTCACTGGTGATGATTGTGAAGACATTTTACAACGATTGGCATCAGGTGAAGCGTTAGAAGGGCAAAGGTACCCGAACATTTTAGCCATTAAAGATGGCTCTGAAGTGACTCGCGTGGCAGTTGATGAAATTCAATGGATAGATGCCGCCGGTGACTATATGTGCGTGCATGCTAATGATGGTACCCACATCATGCGTCGTACCATGAAAGAGCTTGAGGAAGAATTAGATCCCCGTAAATTTGTGCGAGCCCATCGTTCGGCTATCGTCAATATACAGTTTGTTAGCAAAATGGTCAGCCATGTAAGCGGCGAATACCATTTAGTCTTATCCAATGGCACAGAGTTGAAAGTAAGTCGTAGCCATAGAGACAAAGTTAAGCAAATGATAAAAATATAG